From a region of the Odoribacter splanchnicus DSM 20712 genome:
- a CDS encoding bifunctional riboflavin kinase/FAD synthetase: MTALFTFHFSLFEMQIHYGTENLQIVNPVVTIGSFDGVHKGHVQVIESLKRVARNLKGETVIISFEPHPREVLYPMEKRPGILTTLEEKAAILATYGVEHLVVLQFTRSLAELEYADFVRHILVDKIGLKGLVVGYDHRFGKNREGTFEKLKELADRYHFYLEQEEVYEENQINISSTKIRNALQIGDIDRVNEFLGYTYSVSGKVVAGDKIGRSMGFPTANIRLNDDRKLLPAAGVYAVKVKVEGQEYRGMLNIGVRPTVSCSGVVRIEVNIFDFDADIYGKEIRLLLIARIRGERKFNGIDELSEQLKKDRQEVSVLLQQ; the protein is encoded by the coding sequence ATGACAGCACTTTTTACTTTTCACTTTTCACTTTTTGAGATGCAGATACATTACGGAACCGAAAATTTACAAATAGTCAATCCGGTAGTAACCATCGGTAGTTTCGATGGAGTGCATAAAGGGCATGTGCAGGTGATCGAGTCACTGAAAAGAGTGGCCCGGAATTTGAAGGGAGAGACTGTTATCATCAGTTTCGAGCCCCATCCCCGGGAGGTACTCTATCCGATGGAAAAAAGGCCGGGGATTTTGACCACTTTGGAGGAAAAGGCTGCTATTCTCGCCACTTATGGAGTGGAACATCTGGTCGTCCTGCAATTCACCCGTTCGCTGGCCGAATTGGAATATGCAGATTTTGTACGTCATATCCTGGTCGATAAAATCGGTTTAAAAGGTTTGGTCGTGGGGTATGACCATCGTTTCGGGAAAAACCGGGAGGGAACTTTTGAAAAACTGAAAGAATTAGCTGACCGTTATCACTTTTACCTCGAACAGGAAGAAGTATATGAAGAGAACCAAATCAATATCAGTTCCACAAAAATCCGGAATGCTCTGCAAATCGGAGATATCGATCGGGTAAATGAATTTCTGGGGTATACGTATTCTGTTAGTGGAAAAGTTGTTGCCGGTGATAAAATAGGACGGAGTATGGGTTTCCCGACCGCCAATATCCGGTTGAACGATGACCGTAAACTATTGCCGGCCGCCGGAGTGTATGCTGTAAAAGTGAAGGTTGAAGGACAAGAATATCGTGGTATGCTCAATATTGGCGTACGCCCCACAGTCAGTTGTTCCGGCGTAGTGCGGATCGAAGTGAATATCTTTGATTTCGATGCCGACATCTATGGTAAAGAAATCCGGCTTTTACTTATTGCCCGTATCCGGGGTGAACGGAAATTCAACGGAATCGACGAATTGAGCGAACAGCTGAAAAAGGACCGTCAGGAAGTATCGGTGTTGCTACAGCAATGA